The following coding sequences are from one Streptomyces sp. NBC_00536 window:
- the lysA gene encoding diaminopimelate decarboxylase, whose product MSRSAHPAGPRYADVLPEGHYSPPAADLNVLPEKVWSRTVTRGGDGVVSVGGIEVTRLAEEFGTPAYFLDEEDFRTRCRAWAHAFGPGADVFYAGKAFLSKAVVRWLKEEGLNLDVCSGGELTTALAAEMPAERIAYHGNNKSVPEIRRAVEAGVGRIVLDSFQEIVRVAHVAAELGVRQRVQIRVTVGVEAHTHEFIATAHEDQKFGIAVADGMAAEAVRRVLGHDSLELIGIHSHIGSQIFDMAGFEVSAKRVVQLLAAVRDEHGVELPEIDLGGGLGIAYTDGDDPREPHEIAKSLTEIVARECESAGLRAPRISVEPGRAIVGPTAFTLYEVGTIKPLEGLRTYVSVDGGMSDNIRTSLYDAEYSVALVSRSSDAEPMLSRVVGKHCESGDIVVRDAFLPADLAPGDLIAVPATGAYCRSMSSNYNHALRPPVVAVRDGAARVIVRRDTEEDLLRIDVG is encoded by the coding sequence ATGAGCCGTTCCGCACATCCCGCTGGTCCCCGTTACGCCGACGTCCTGCCGGAGGGGCACTACTCCCCGCCGGCCGCCGACCTCAACGTGCTCCCCGAGAAGGTGTGGTCCCGGACCGTCACCCGCGGCGGCGACGGTGTGGTCAGCGTCGGCGGGATCGAAGTGACCCGGCTCGCGGAGGAGTTCGGGACCCCCGCCTACTTCCTCGACGAGGAGGACTTCCGGACCCGCTGCCGCGCCTGGGCGCACGCCTTCGGGCCCGGCGCCGACGTCTTCTACGCGGGCAAGGCGTTCCTCTCCAAGGCGGTCGTGCGCTGGCTGAAGGAAGAGGGGCTCAACCTCGACGTGTGCTCCGGCGGTGAGCTGACCACCGCGCTCGCCGCCGAGATGCCCGCCGAGCGCATCGCCTACCACGGCAACAACAAGTCGGTCCCCGAGATCCGGCGGGCCGTCGAGGCGGGCGTCGGACGGATCGTCCTCGACTCCTTCCAGGAGATCGTCCGGGTGGCGCACGTCGCCGCCGAGCTGGGGGTCCGCCAGCGCGTGCAGATCCGCGTCACCGTCGGCGTCGAGGCCCACACGCACGAGTTCATCGCGACGGCCCACGAGGACCAGAAGTTCGGCATCGCGGTCGCCGACGGGATGGCCGCCGAGGCCGTACGCCGGGTGCTCGGCCACGACAGCCTCGAACTGATCGGCATCCACTCCCACATCGGCTCGCAGATCTTCGACATGGCCGGTTTCGAGGTGTCCGCCAAGCGCGTGGTGCAGCTGCTGGCCGCCGTGCGCGACGAGCACGGCGTCGAGCTGCCCGAGATCGACCTCGGCGGCGGCCTCGGCATCGCCTACACGGACGGCGACGACCCGCGCGAGCCGCACGAGATCGCCAAGTCGCTCACCGAGATCGTCGCGCGCGAGTGCGAGAGCGCCGGTCTGCGGGCGCCGCGGATCTCCGTCGAGCCCGGCCGCGCCATCGTCGGGCCCACCGCCTTCACGCTCTACGAGGTCGGCACGATCAAGCCGCTGGAGGGCCTGCGGACATACGTCAGCGTCGACGGCGGGATGTCGGACAACATCCGCACCTCCCTCTACGACGCCGAATACAGCGTGGCCCTGGTCTCGCGCAGCTCCGACGCCGAGCCGATGCTCTCCCGCGTCGTCGGCAAGCACTGCGAGAGCGGTGACATCGTCGTGCGCGACGCCTTCCTGCCCGCCGACCTGGCGCCCGGCGACCTGATCGCCGTGCCCGCGACCGGCGCCTACTGCCGCTCCATGTCGAGCAACTACAACCACGCGCTGCGTCCGCCGGTGGTCGCCGTGCGTGACGGCGCGGCCCGTGTGATCGTCCGTCGTGACACGGAGGAAGATCTCCTGCGGATCGACGTCGGATAA
- a CDS encoding homoserine dehydrogenase translates to MMRTRPLKVALLGCGVVGSEVARIMTTHADDLAARIGAPVELAGVAVRRPSKVREGIDPALITTDATALLKRGDIDVAIEVIGGIEPARGLITTAFENGISVVSANKALLAQDGAALHAAAEQHGRDLYYEAAVAGAIPLVRPMRESLAGDKINRVMGIVNGTTNFILDKMDSTGAGYQEALDEATALGYAEADPTADVEGYDAAAKAAILAGIAFHTRVHLDDVYREGMTEVSAADFASAKRMGCTIKLLAILERAADGQSVTARVHPAMIPLSHPLASVREAYNAVFVEAEAAGRLMFYGPGAGGAPTASAVLGDLVAVCRNKLAEVTGPGESAYTRLPVSTMGEVVTRYHISLDVADKPGVLAQVATTFAEHGVSIDTVRQQGRPDGVGNEASLVVVTHRAPDAALSGTVEALRKLDTVRGVASIMRVEGE, encoded by the coding sequence ATGATGCGTACGCGTCCGCTGAAGGTGGCGCTGCTGGGCTGTGGAGTGGTCGGCTCAGAAGTGGCGCGCATCATGACGACGCACGCCGACGATCTGGCGGCGAGGATCGGCGCGCCGGTCGAACTGGCCGGCGTCGCCGTGCGGCGTCCCTCCAAGGTGCGCGAGGGCATCGACCCCGCGCTGATCACCACCGATGCGACCGCCCTGCTCAAACGGGGTGACATCGACGTCGCCATCGAGGTCATCGGTGGCATCGAGCCCGCCCGCGGCCTGATCACCACCGCCTTCGAGAACGGCATCTCGGTGGTGTCGGCGAACAAGGCGCTGCTCGCGCAGGACGGGGCCGCCCTGCACGCCGCGGCCGAGCAGCACGGCCGGGACCTCTACTACGAGGCCGCCGTCGCCGGAGCCATCCCGCTGGTCCGCCCGATGCGCGAGTCCCTCGCGGGCGACAAGATCAACCGGGTGATGGGCATCGTCAACGGCACGACGAACTTCATCCTCGACAAGATGGACTCCACCGGCGCCGGGTACCAGGAGGCGCTCGACGAGGCCACCGCCCTCGGGTACGCCGAAGCCGACCCGACCGCCGACGTCGAGGGCTACGACGCCGCCGCCAAGGCCGCGATCCTGGCCGGCATCGCCTTCCACACCCGCGTCCACCTCGACGACGTCTACCGCGAGGGCATGACCGAGGTCAGCGCCGCGGACTTCGCCTCCGCCAAGCGGATGGGCTGCACCATCAAGCTGCTCGCCATCCTGGAGCGCGCCGCCGACGGCCAGTCCGTCACCGCCCGCGTCCACCCGGCGATGATCCCGCTCAGCCACCCCCTCGCCTCGGTCCGGGAGGCGTACAACGCCGTCTTCGTCGAGGCCGAGGCCGCCGGGCGGCTCATGTTCTACGGTCCGGGCGCGGGCGGCGCGCCGACCGCGTCGGCGGTCCTGGGCGACCTGGTGGCCGTCTGCCGCAACAAGCTCGCCGAGGTGACGGGTCCGGGCGAATCGGCGTACACGCGGCTGCCCGTCAGCACCATGGGCGAGGTCGTCACCCGCTACCACATCAGCCTGGACGTGGCCGACAAGCCGGGCGTGCTCGCCCAGGTGGCGACCACGTTCGCGGAACACGGTGTCTCCATCGATACCGTTAGGCAGCAAGGACGTCCGGACGGGGTCGGCAACGAAGCCTCCCTCGTGGTCGTCACCCACCGCGCTCCCGACGCCGCCCTTTCCGGGACCGTCGAGGCGCTGCGGAAGCTGGACACCGTCCGCGGTGTCGCCAGCATCATGCGTGTTGAAGGGGAGTAA
- the thrC gene encoding threonine synthase, whose translation MTDNGTHQWRGIIEEYRHRLPVTDTTPVVTLREGGTPLVPAQVLSERTGCEVHLKVEGANPTGSFKDRGMTMAITKAKEEGAKAVICASTGNTSASAAAYAVRAGMVCAVLVPQGKIALGKMGQALIHGAKILQVDGNFDDCLDLARSLADNYPVALVNSVNPVRIEGQKTAAFEIVDALGDAPDIHVLPVGNAGNITAYWKGFKEYKADGLASRTPRVWGFQASGSAPIVRGEVVKEPHTIATAIRIGNPASWQYALEARDESGGFIGEVTDRQILAAYRLLAAQEGVFVEPASAASVAGLLKAAELGLVDPGQKIVCTVTGNGLKDPDWAVAGAPQPVTVPVDAEAAAVRLGLV comes from the coding sequence ATGACCGACAACGGCACCCACCAGTGGCGCGGGATCATCGAGGAGTACCGGCACCGGCTTCCGGTGACGGACACCACCCCGGTGGTCACGCTCCGCGAAGGCGGTACGCCCCTCGTCCCCGCGCAGGTGCTCTCCGAGCGCACCGGCTGTGAAGTCCACCTCAAGGTCGAGGGTGCGAACCCGACCGGGTCCTTCAAGGACCGCGGCATGACCATGGCGATCACCAAGGCCAAGGAGGAAGGCGCCAAGGCGGTCATCTGCGCCTCCACCGGCAACACCTCCGCCTCCGCCGCCGCCTACGCGGTGCGCGCGGGCATGGTCTGCGCCGTCCTCGTGCCGCAGGGCAAGATCGCGCTCGGCAAGATGGGTCAGGCGCTCATCCACGGCGCCAAGATCCTCCAGGTCGACGGCAACTTCGACGACTGCCTGGACCTGGCGCGCTCGCTGGCCGACAACTACCCGGTCGCGCTGGTCAATTCCGTCAACCCGGTCCGCATCGAGGGCCAGAAGACGGCCGCGTTCGAGATCGTCGACGCGCTGGGCGACGCGCCCGACATCCACGTCCTCCCGGTGGGCAACGCGGGCAACATCACCGCGTACTGGAAGGGGTTCAAGGAGTACAAGGCCGACGGCCTCGCCTCCCGCACCCCCCGCGTCTGGGGCTTCCAGGCCTCCGGCTCCGCGCCCATCGTGCGCGGCGAGGTCGTCAAGGAGCCGCACACGATCGCCACCGCGATCCGCATCGGCAACCCGGCCTCCTGGCAGTACGCCCTCGAAGCCCGCGACGAGTCGGGCGGCTTCATCGGCGAGGTGACGGACCGCCAGATCCTGGCCGCCTACCGCCTGTTGGCCGCGCAGGAGGGCGTCTTCGTCGAGCCCGCCTCGGCCGCGTCCGTCGCCGGTCTGCTCAAGGCCGCCGAGCTGGGCCTGGTCGACCCGGGCCAGAAGATCGTGTGCACCGTCACCGGCAACGGCCTCAAGGACCCCGACTGGGCCGTCGCGGGCGCTCCGCAGCCCGTCACCGTCCCGGTGGACGCCGAGGCCGCCGCCGTGCGCCTCGGTCTCGTCTGA
- the thrB gene encoding homoserine kinase produces the protein MAGPAFRAAAVRVRVPASSANLGPGFDAFGLALGLYDDVVVRVADSGLNVDIAGEGADNLPRDESHLLVRSMRTAFDLLGGQPRGLEVVCANRIPHGRGLGSSSAAICAGIVAARAVTIGGEARLDDTALLELATEIEGHPDNVAACLLGGFTLAWMDGGSAKAIRMEPADSIVPVVFVPSKPVLTETARGLLPRTVPHVDAAANAGRAALLVEALTRRPELLLPATEDRLHQEYRSPAMPESVALVNRLRADGIPAVISGAGPTVLALADNDAADKVAQLAGEGWAANRLALDAAGASVLPLGSQGG, from the coding sequence GTGGCCGGTCCAGCATTCCGCGCCGCCGCCGTACGGGTGCGCGTTCCCGCCAGCAGTGCCAACCTCGGCCCGGGCTTCGACGCCTTCGGACTGGCCCTGGGGCTCTATGACGACGTGGTCGTCCGCGTCGCCGACTCCGGCCTGAACGTCGACATCGCCGGCGAGGGCGCCGACAACCTGCCGCGCGACGAGAGCCACCTGCTCGTACGTTCCATGCGCACCGCCTTCGACCTGCTCGGCGGGCAGCCGCGCGGCCTGGAGGTCGTGTGCGCCAACCGCATCCCGCACGGCCGCGGCCTCGGCTCCTCCTCCGCCGCCATCTGCGCCGGGATCGTCGCCGCCCGCGCCGTGACCATAGGCGGCGAGGCACGCCTCGACGACACCGCGCTGCTGGAACTGGCCACCGAGATCGAAGGCCACCCCGACAACGTCGCCGCCTGCCTGCTCGGCGGGTTCACGCTGGCCTGGATGGACGGGGGCAGCGCCAAGGCCATCCGGATGGAGCCCGCGGATTCCATCGTTCCGGTGGTCTTCGTCCCCTCCAAGCCGGTCCTGACCGAGACCGCCCGGGGCCTGCTGCCGCGCACCGTCCCGCACGTGGACGCCGCCGCCAACGCGGGCCGCGCGGCCCTGCTCGTCGAAGCCCTGACCAGGCGTCCCGAGTTGCTGCTCCCCGCCACCGAGGACCGGCTCCACCAGGAGTACCGCTCTCCCGCGATGCCGGAGAGCGTGGCACTCGTCAACAGGCTGCGGGCGGACGGCATCCCCGCGGTCATCTCCGGCGCCGGACCCACGGTCCTCGCGCTGGCCGACAACGACGCGGCCGACAAGGTCGCGCAGCTCGCGGGCGAAGGGTGGGCGGCCAACCGGCTGGCCCTCGACGCGGCGGGCGCGAGCGTCCTTCCGCTGGGCAGCCAGGGCGGCTAG
- the rho gene encoding transcription termination factor Rho: protein MSDTTDLMGAADTSVDTSASAAGAAPKRRRSGTGLEGMVLAELQQVASGLGIRGTARMRKSQLIEVIKETQAGGASTAKAAASAPADTAEAKPKRRATSKARTGEAAAEAPAEKPAAQAQIDIPGQPASEDQPVGERRRRRATAPSGSPESAAPAAVVQVETKPETATAVAAQPDAKAEAATAVSGQDAAEGRTRRDRRDRGDRAERGDRTERQGRRDRGKGDDQGQGQQGQGQGQQQGGQGQQQGGAERADRGERQDRQGGRQGRGQGQGQGQGQQQGGQGQQQGRQDRQQDNGPQDDFDEDGRRGRRGRYRDRRGRRGRDEFTPNEPQVADDDVLIPVAGILDILDNYAFIRTSGYLPGPNDVYVSLAQVRKSGLRKGDHVTGAVRQPKDGERREKFNALVRLDSCNGMAPESGRGRPEFQKLTPLYPQDRLRLETDPGVLTTRIIDLVAPIGKGQRGLIVAPPKTGKTMIMQAIANAITVNNPECHLMVVLVDERPEEVTDMQRSVKGEVISSTFDRPAEDHTTVAELAIERAKRLVELGHDVVVLLDSITRLGRAYNLAAPASGRILSGGVDSTALYPPKRFFGAARNIEDGGSLTILATALVDTGSRMDEVIFEEFKGTGNMELKLDRKLADKRIFPAVDVDPSGTRKEEILLNSEELAIVWKLRRVLHALDSQQAIELLLDKMKQTKSNAEFLMQIAKTTPSGKNDD, encoded by the coding sequence GTGAGCGACACCACCGATCTGATGGGCGCTGCCGACACAAGTGTCGACACCAGTGCCTCCGCCGCGGGCGCCGCACCCAAGCGTCGCCGCTCCGGCACCGGCCTCGAGGGCATGGTCCTGGCCGAGCTGCAGCAGGTCGCGTCGGGCCTCGGTATCAGGGGCACCGCGCGGATGCGCAAGAGCCAGCTGATCGAGGTCATCAAGGAGACGCAGGCCGGTGGCGCCTCCACCGCCAAGGCCGCGGCCTCCGCCCCCGCCGACACCGCCGAGGCCAAGCCGAAGCGCCGTGCCACCAGCAAGGCCCGTACGGGCGAGGCCGCTGCCGAGGCGCCCGCCGAGAAGCCGGCCGCGCAGGCCCAGATCGACATCCCCGGCCAGCCGGCGAGTGAGGACCAGCCGGTCGGCGAGCGTCGCCGCCGCCGCGCCACGGCCCCCTCCGGCAGCCCGGAGTCCGCGGCCCCCGCCGCGGTCGTGCAGGTCGAGACCAAGCCCGAGACCGCCACCGCCGTGGCCGCGCAGCCCGACGCCAAGGCCGAGGCGGCCACCGCCGTTTCCGGTCAGGACGCCGCCGAGGGCCGCACCCGCCGGGACCGCCGCGACCGCGGCGACCGCGCCGAGCGGGGCGACCGTACGGAGCGCCAGGGCCGCCGTGACCGCGGCAAGGGCGACGACCAGGGCCAGGGCCAGCAGGGCCAGGGCCAGGGTCAGCAGCAGGGCGGCCAGGGCCAGCAGCAGGGCGGCGCCGAGCGCGCCGACCGCGGCGAGCGCCAGGACCGTCAGGGCGGCCGCCAGGGCCGTGGCCAGGGCCAGGGCCAGGGTCAGGGTCAGCAGCAGGGCGGCCAGGGCCAGCAGCAGGGCCGTCAGGACCGCCAGCAGGACAACGGCCCGCAGGACGACTTCGACGAGGACGGCCGCCGCGGCCGCCGCGGCCGTTACCGCGACCGCCGTGGCCGTCGTGGCCGCGACGAGTTCACCCCGAACGAGCCGCAGGTCGCCGACGACGACGTGCTGATCCCCGTCGCGGGCATCCTCGACATCCTCGACAACTACGCGTTCATCCGGACCTCGGGCTACCTGCCCGGCCCGAACGACGTGTACGTCTCCCTCGCCCAGGTCCGCAAGAGCGGTCTGCGCAAGGGCGACCACGTCACCGGTGCCGTGCGCCAGCCCAAGGACGGCGAGCGCCGCGAGAAGTTCAACGCGCTCGTACGCCTCGACTCCTGCAACGGCATGGCCCCCGAATCGGGCCGCGGCCGCCCGGAGTTCCAGAAGCTGACCCCGCTGTACCCCCAGGACCGGCTCCGTCTGGAGACCGACCCGGGCGTGCTGACGACCCGCATCATCGACCTCGTCGCGCCGATCGGCAAGGGCCAGCGCGGTCTGATCGTGGCCCCGCCGAAGACCGGCAAGACCATGATCATGCAGGCCATCGCCAACGCGATCACGGTCAACAACCCCGAGTGCCACCTGATGGTCGTCCTGGTCGACGAGCGTCCGGAAGAGGTCACCGACATGCAGCGGTCGGTCAAGGGCGAGGTCATCTCCTCGACCTTCGACCGTCCGGCCGAGGACCACACCACCGTCGCCGAGCTGGCCATCGAGCGCGCCAAGCGCCTCGTCGAGCTGGGTCACGACGTGGTCGTCCTGCTGGACTCGATCACCCGTCTGGGACGCGCGTACAACCTCGCCGCCCCGGCCTCCGGCCGCATCCTGTCCGGTGGTGTCGACTCGACCGCGCTCTACCCGCCGAAGCGCTTCTTCGGTGCCGCGCGCAACATCGAGGACGGCGGCTCGCTGACCATCCTGGCCACCGCGCTCGTCGACACCGGCTCGCGCATGGACGAGGTGATCTTCGAGGAGTTCAAGGGCACCGGCAACATGGAGCTGAAGCTCGACCGCAAGCTCGCGGACAAGCGGATCTTCCCTGCCGTCGACGTCGACCCCTCGGGCACCCGCAAGGAGGAGATCCTCCTCAACAGCGAGGAACTCGCGATCGTCTGGAAGCTGCGCCGGGTGCTGCACGCGCTCGACTCGCAGCAGGCGATCGAGCTGCTGCTCGACAAGATGAAGCAGACGAAGTCGAACGCCGAGTTCCTGATGCAGATCGCGAAGACCACGCCGTCGGGCAAGAACGACGACTGA
- a CDS encoding LCP family protein: MSQDSRGSGRRAARRSRRKPTTKRRRALTITAWTAAGVVLLGGAGLGYFYVKYNSNLKSVDIDAALGKDRPQNVDNGSMDILVLGSDSRGGDNAQYGADDGGSARSDTAMIVHLYDGHKQASIVSIPRDTMVNRPACTTSGGKTAKATFEQFNEAFTVGGAPCAVKTVEKMSGIRMDHYIEVDFTGFKKIIDSLGGVPLTTTKPINDPGSHLVLPAGSHKLNGEQSLGLVRTRKSVGVGSDLGRIQLQQAFIKALIKQVKSIGVFDNPKRLLSVADTATKAITTDKGLGDVKSLMGFAAGLQGIGSENMHMVTLPVMDWPQDKDRVIPLEKESKLVWDALRADQPIPAEALQNSANDQRMTGSIVQ; the protein is encoded by the coding sequence ATGAGCCAGGACAGCAGGGGCAGCGGCAGGCGTGCCGCCAGGCGCAGCCGCCGTAAACCGACGACGAAGCGCCGCAGGGCCCTGACCATCACTGCCTGGACCGCGGCGGGGGTGGTCCTGCTGGGAGGCGCGGGCCTCGGGTACTTCTACGTGAAGTACAACAGCAACCTGAAGAGCGTCGACATCGACGCCGCGCTCGGCAAGGACCGCCCGCAGAACGTCGACAACGGCTCGATGGACATCCTCGTCCTCGGCTCCGACTCGCGCGGCGGCGACAACGCCCAGTACGGCGCCGACGACGGCGGCTCGGCGCGCTCCGACACCGCGATGATCGTCCACCTGTACGACGGCCACAAGCAGGCCAGCATCGTCTCGATCCCGCGCGACACCATGGTCAACCGGCCGGCCTGCACGACGAGCGGCGGGAAGACGGCGAAGGCCACCTTCGAGCAGTTCAACGAGGCCTTCACCGTCGGCGGGGCCCCCTGTGCGGTCAAGACCGTCGAGAAGATGTCGGGGATCCGCATGGACCACTACATCGAGGTCGACTTCACCGGCTTCAAGAAGATCATCGACAGCCTGGGCGGCGTCCCGCTGACCACCACCAAGCCGATCAACGACCCCGGCAGCCACCTCGTCCTCCCGGCCGGCTCCCACAAGCTCAACGGCGAGCAGTCCCTCGGCCTGGTCCGGACCCGCAAGAGCGTCGGCGTCGGCAGCGACCTCGGCCGAATACAGCTCCAGCAGGCCTTCATCAAGGCGCTGATCAAGCAGGTCAAGAGCATCGGGGTGTTCGACAACCCCAAGCGGCTGCTGTCCGTCGCCGACACCGCCACCAAGGCGATCACCACCGACAAGGGCCTCGGCGACGTGAAGTCCCTCATGGGCTTCGCCGCCGGTCTCCAGGGCATCGGGTCCGAGAACATGCACATGGTGACCCTGCCGGTGATGGACTGGCCCCAGGACAAGGACCGCGTCATCCCGCTGGAGAAGGAGTCCAAGCTCGTCTGGGACGCCCTGCGCGCCGACCAGCCGATACCCGCCGAGGCCCTGCAGAACTCCGCCAATGACCAGCGCATGACGGGTTCGATCGTCCAGTAG
- the rpmE gene encoding 50S ribosomal protein L31 → MKSDIHPQYVETQVSCTCGASFTTRSTLTEGSIRAEVCSECHPFYTGKQKILDTGGRVARFEARFGKAAGSK, encoded by the coding sequence TTGAAGAGCGACATCCACCCCCAGTACGTCGAGACCCAGGTCAGCTGCACCTGTGGCGCGTCGTTCACCACCCGTAGCACCCTGACCGAGGGCTCCATCCGCGCCGAGGTCTGCTCCGAGTGCCACCCGTTCTACACGGGCAAGCAGAAGATCCTCGACACCGGTGGCCGCGTGGCCCGCTTCGAGGCCCGCTTCGGCAAGGCTGCCGGCTCGAAGTAG
- the prfA gene encoding peptide chain release factor 1, translating into MFEAVEDLIGEHADLEKKLADPSVHSDQANARKLNKRYAELTPIVATYRAWKQTAEDIETAKEFAADDPDFAAEVKELSAQRVELTEKLRLLLVPRDPSDDKDVLLEVKAGAGGDESALFAGDLLRMYLRYAERVGWKTEIIDATESELGGYKDVQVSVRTKGGNGATEPGQGVWARLKYEGGVHRVQRVPATESQGRIHTSAAGVLVTPEAEEVEVEINMNDLRIDVYRSSGPGGQSVNTTDSAVRITHVPTGVVASCQNEKSQLQNKEQAMRILRSRLLAAAQEAAEQEASDVRRSQVRTVDRSEKIRTYNFPENRISDHRTGFKAYNLDQVLDGDLDSVIQACVDTDSAAKLAAAQ; encoded by the coding sequence ATGTTCGAGGCGGTCGAGGACCTGATCGGCGAGCACGCCGATCTTGAGAAGAAGCTCGCCGACCCGTCGGTCCACTCCGATCAGGCCAACGCGCGCAAGCTCAACAAGCGCTACGCGGAGCTGACCCCGATCGTCGCGACGTACCGGGCGTGGAAGCAGACGGCGGAGGACATCGAGACGGCCAAGGAGTTCGCGGCCGACGACCCCGACTTCGCCGCCGAGGTCAAGGAACTGAGCGCCCAGCGCGTCGAGCTCACCGAGAAGCTCCGCCTGCTGCTCGTTCCGCGCGACCCCAGCGACGACAAGGACGTGCTCCTGGAGGTCAAGGCGGGAGCGGGCGGCGACGAGTCGGCCCTCTTCGCCGGTGACCTGCTGCGCATGTACCTGCGCTACGCGGAGCGCGTCGGCTGGAAGACCGAGATCATCGACGCCACCGAGTCCGAGCTGGGCGGCTACAAGGACGTCCAGGTCTCCGTGCGCACCAAGGGCGGCAACGGCGCGACCGAGCCCGGCCAGGGCGTCTGGGCCCGCCTGAAGTACGAAGGCGGCGTGCACCGCGTACAGCGGGTTCCGGCCACCGAGTCGCAGGGCCGCATCCACACCTCCGCCGCGGGCGTGCTCGTCACCCCCGAGGCAGAGGAGGTCGAGGTCGAGATCAACATGAACGACCTCCGCATCGACGTGTACCGCTCCTCCGGCCCCGGCGGCCAGTCCGTCAACACCACCGACTCCGCCGTGCGCATCACGCACGTGCCGACCGGTGTGGTGGCCTCCTGCCAGAACGAGAAGAGCCAGCTCCAGAACAAGGAGCAGGCCATGCGCATCCTGCGCTCGCGGCTGCTGGCGGCCGCCCAGGAGGCCGCCGAGCAGGAAGCCTCCGACGTCCGCCGCAGCCAGGTGCGCACCGTCGACCGCTCCGAGAAGATCCGTACGTACAACTTCCCGGAAAACCGGATCTCGGACCACCGGACCGGCTTCAAGGCGTACAACTTGGACCAGGTCCTCGACGGTGACCTCGACTCGGTCATCCAGGCCTGCGTCGACACCGACTCCGCCGCCAAGCTCGCGGCCGCGCAGTAA
- the prmC gene encoding peptide chain release factor N(5)-glutamine methyltransferase, with translation MQPQSGGRPPGPRSLLLAEVAQATQRLAAAGVPSPRFDAEELAAFVHGVKRGELHLVKDVDFDARYWETIARREAREPLQHITGRAFFRYLELQVGPGVFVPRPETESVVDWAIQAVRAMDVVEPLIVDLCTGSGAIALAMAQEVPRSRVHAVELSEDALQWTRKNADGSRVTVHQGDALSALPELDGQVDLVISNPPYIPLTEWEYVAPEARDHDPEMALFSGEDGLDTIRGIERTAHRLLRPGGIVVIEHADTQGGQVPWIFAEERGWADAADHPDLNNRPRFATARKAMP, from the coding sequence GTGCAGCCACAATCTGGGGGGCGACCCCCAGGCCCCCGCAGTTTGCTGCTTGCCGAGGTGGCCCAGGCCACTCAGCGGCTGGCCGCCGCAGGCGTACCCTCTCCGCGCTTCGACGCGGAGGAACTCGCGGCCTTCGTGCACGGCGTCAAGCGGGGGGAACTGCACCTGGTCAAGGACGTCGACTTCGACGCCCGGTACTGGGAGACCATCGCCCGCCGCGAGGCGCGCGAGCCGCTCCAGCACATCACCGGGCGCGCCTTCTTCCGCTACCTGGAGCTCCAGGTCGGACCGGGCGTCTTCGTACCCCGCCCGGAGACCGAGTCCGTCGTGGACTGGGCCATACAGGCCGTACGGGCGATGGACGTCGTCGAACCGCTGATCGTGGACCTCTGCACCGGCTCGGGCGCCATCGCGCTCGCCATGGCGCAGGAGGTGCCGCGCTCGCGCGTGCACGCGGTGGAGCTGTCCGAGGACGCCCTCCAGTGGACCCGCAAGAACGCCGACGGCTCCCGGGTCACCGTCCACCAGGGCGACGCGCTCAGCGCGCTGCCCGAGCTGGACGGCCAGGTCGACCTGGTGATCTCCAACCCGCCGTACATCCCGCTCACCGAGTGGGAGTACGTCGCCCCCGAGGCCCGCGACCACGACCCGGAGATGGCGCTCTTCTCCGGCGAGGACGGCCTCGACACCATCCGCGGCATCGAACGCACCGCCCACCGGCTGCTGCGGCCCGGCGGGATCGTCGTCATCGAGCACGCCGACACCCAGGGCGGCCAGGTCCCGTGGATCTTCGCCGAGGAGCGGGGCTGGGCCGATGCCGCCGACCACCCCGACCTGAACAACCGGCCGCGCTTCGCCACCGCCCGCAAGGCCATGCCGTGA